A window of the Branchiostoma floridae strain S238N-H82 chromosome 12, Bfl_VNyyK, whole genome shotgun sequence genome harbors these coding sequences:
- the LOC118427894 gene encoding tyrosine-protein kinase receptor Tie-1-like encodes MEGDPYGRFNVTKNCTIVVANPLDWSVQSAYLLTIRSGVHNTRVKVELSDVEGYPPVYNETCETPVNPDGQTGDLLYSLTTSGEFVTTTVGCPVGKYGFLCHKTCICKNGARCHGFNGACKCPPGWKGVACDIPKQDVSITTTPGDLRDIYISANIMFHCKAHHVDVRSMSVTFPNATKNVHFHVNEIYFVVPNIQPTNSGPYTCQVRDTRGNTLNTTFVLNVTNCAPDTKGARCDEVCGCLQGASCDRWAGCVCPPGWTGTRCQTKCSLGTYGKNCARNCSCLNGASCSPSDGKCDCTDGWYGKDCSKPCPNGRFGLLCQQVCACKNNATCNNVDGSCACVTPWTGRNCDQLPSTDQPLLESLVSLGSLIVLVAIVMTILYKKGILACSAPDTGEEDKILFELRRMEQDLAQSLQPGWLGRWEKKIKHLTPGPLIGEGMFGLVRKGKLHTTEGELAVAAKTVRVEDSQSYRDFYREAAILVAVHQQRDGDCRESNIVRLVGLITKSAEKYILLEYASKGDLLGLLRRFVNINEKDLLGNILGYAVHIARALQELGRLRIAHRDVAARNVLITADDVAKLADFGLARDVYATTQYVRCNRPGVDDELLPLKWMALESIETDEYTCQSDVWSFGVLLWEIATLGKDPCYDGRMQLSFLQMVGILRQGIRLERPPGCPEDLYRLMRSCWLDVPDTRPTPEGIEERLLQLRRALLPHDVIAMETVV; translated from the exons ATGGAGGGAGATCCGTACGGCCGATTTAATGTGACGAAGAACTGCACTATTGTGGTCGCCAACCCGCTGGACTGGTCAGTACAGTCGGCATATCTCCTGACAATCCGCAGTGGAGTCCACAACACGAGAGTTAAGGTAGAGTTGAGTGACGTTGAGGGCTATCCTCCTGTGTATAACGAGACGTGTGAAACTCCGGTCAACCCTGACGGACAGACAGGAGATTTGCTATACAGTTTAACTACATCAGGGGAATTTGTGACGACAACCG TGGGCTGCCCAGTTGGAAAATACGGCTTCCTCTGCCACAAAACCTGCATCTGTAAGAATGGCGCCCGCTGCCACGGGTTTAACGGTGCCTGCAAATGTCCGCCCGGCTGGAAAGGTGTGGCCTGTGACATTCCCAAACAGGACGTCTCCATCACGACGACACCTGGCGACCTTCGCGACATCTACATTTCCGCAAATATCATGTTTCATTGCAAGGCACACCATGTCGACGTTAGGTCCATGTCggttacatttccaaatgcgACAAAGAACGTTCACTTCCATGTGAACGAGATTTACTTTGTAGTTCCGAACATACAACCAACCAACAGCGGACCCTACACCTGCCAGGTCCGAGACACCCGGGGAAACACACTCAACACCACGTTTGTGCTCAATGTTACCAACTGTGCTCCAGACACAAAAGGTGCCCGGTGTGATGAAGTGTGTGGTTGCCTACAAGGTGCCAGCTGTGACCGCTGGGCTGGTTGTGTCTGTCcgccgggatggacaggaacCAGGTGCCAGACAAAATGTTCCCTCGGCACGTACGGTAAAAACTGTGCAAGGAACTGTAGCTGCCTAAATGGGGCGAGCTGTAGCCCTAGCGACGGTAAGTGTGACTGCACCGACGGGTGGTATGGAAAGGATTGTAGCAAACCGTGTCCAAACGGTCGGTTCGGTTTGCTTTGTCAGCAGGTTTGTGCCTGTAAGAACAATGCCACATGTAACAACGTGGACGGCAGCTGCGCATGTGTGACGCCATGGACGGGACGGAACTGTGACCAATTGCCAAGCACAGATCAACCGCTGCTCGAAAGTCTGGTCTCACTGGGATCCTTAATCGTActtgttgccatagtgatgacAATACTCTACAAAAAGGGCATTCTGGCTTGCTCCGCACCTGACACAGGCGAGGAGGACAAGATACTTTTCGAGCTGAGGAGAATGGAGCAGGATCTAGCACAGAGCCTACAGCCGGGCTGGCTGGGACGTTGGGAGAAGAAGATCAAACATCTTACTCCTGGTCCTCTGATAGGAGAAGGAATGTTTGGACTAGTCAGAAAAGGAAAACTGCACACAACTGAGGGAGAGCTCGCCGTTGCTGCCAAGACAGTTCGCGTCGAGGACTCACAGTCCTACCGAGACTTCTACAGAGAAGCAGCCATTTTGGTAGCTGTGCACCAACAACGGGATGGCGATTGCCgtgagtccaacattgttcgACTTGTGGGGCTCATCACCAAGTCTGCGGAGAAGTACATTCTTCTGGAATATGCCTCCAAAGGAGATCTCTTGGGTTTGCTACGACGATTTGTGAACATCAACGAGAAAGACCTACTTGGAAACATTCTTGGCTACGCAGTCCACATAGCACGAGCCCTACAAGAGCTGGGTCGCTTGAGAATCGCCCATCGTGACGTGGCCGCTCGCAACGTCCTCATCACTGCCGATGACGTGGCCAAGTTGGCTGACTTTGGACTGGCCAGAGATGTCTACGCCACTACTCAGTATGTCCGATGCAACCGTCCAGGCGTTGATGACGAACTCCttccgctgaagtggatggcgctAGAGTCCATCGAGACCGACGAGTACACCTGTCAGAGTGACGTCTGGTccttcggcgtgctgctgtgggagatcgccacgcTGGGGAAAGATCCGTGCTACGATGGCAGGATGCAGCTGAGCTTTCTTCAGATGGTGGGGATTCTGAGGCAAGGAATACGCTTGGAGAGGCCACCGGGATGTCCAGAGGACCTGTACCGACTGATGAGGTCGTGTTGGCTCGACGTTCCAGATACCAGACCGACTCCAGAAGGGATAGAAGAGAGGCTGCTGCAACTGAGACGTGCACTGCTCCCACATGACGTCATTGCAATGGAGACTGTGGTGTAG